One stretch of Microbacterium faecale DNA includes these proteins:
- a CDS encoding ABC transporter substrate-binding protein, translating into MKKTTRARTAFVGVTAGMLALTGCAGATSDSGGEDRTYVYAIDDDPRGMNAQLVGAPATSMFSAQMLEPLIFLSSDYTMSPGLAEDWELSPDGRELELSLRDGVTWHDGEPFTAEDVKFNFEEIVPLSSFGAAVDSRLDSVEITDDEDVVLHMTEPYGPLLEVVSAQFMLPKHVYEGTDYATNEANMAPVGTGPLMFESYSSGEDVVLVKNPDYWGGDVQVDRVVFPIMKDSTSRSEALFAGEIDQTVISSAQLPRISDDPATELLDDFAYPQTISLLFNAGEGPLESAAVRRAVFSAIDRDTIGEKILKGFGTPTNGFFPESLDWALSPDVDFERDFPRDVETINAELDEAGFPRDADGTRFTLDIRYLSERTDTSGIAELAKSMFQDVGIGLNLVGTTAAVFIEKVFTESDFDLALQASTVGADPSVGISRWYTCNEEKASAANPSQICDSEIDAAAADALKTADQAQRGEAFAALQNRAAELMYHAPIAWFNGQFPSYNTSRWAGQDEPRPASNRMPWTTMTYVG; encoded by the coding sequence GTGAAGAAGACAACCCGGGCCCGCACCGCTTTCGTCGGCGTCACCGCGGGGATGCTCGCGCTGACTGGCTGTGCGGGGGCGACCTCTGATTCCGGCGGCGAGGATCGGACCTACGTGTACGCGATCGACGACGATCCACGAGGAATGAACGCGCAGCTCGTCGGAGCGCCGGCGACGTCGATGTTCAGTGCGCAGATGCTGGAGCCGCTCATCTTCCTGTCGAGTGACTACACGATGTCACCGGGGCTCGCGGAGGACTGGGAGCTGAGCCCGGACGGGCGTGAGCTCGAGCTGTCGTTGCGGGACGGGGTGACCTGGCACGATGGCGAGCCCTTCACCGCGGAGGACGTCAAGTTCAACTTCGAAGAGATCGTTCCGCTGTCGTCGTTCGGCGCGGCGGTCGACAGCCGCCTGGATTCGGTCGAGATCACCGACGATGAGGACGTCGTCCTGCACATGACGGAGCCATACGGCCCGCTGCTGGAGGTCGTCTCGGCGCAGTTCATGCTCCCGAAACACGTCTACGAGGGCACGGACTACGCCACGAACGAGGCCAACATGGCACCGGTCGGTACGGGGCCCCTCATGTTCGAGTCGTACTCGTCCGGCGAAGACGTGGTGCTCGTGAAGAACCCGGATTACTGGGGTGGTGACGTCCAGGTGGATCGAGTCGTGTTCCCCATCATGAAGGACTCGACGAGCCGGTCCGAGGCGCTCTTTGCCGGTGAGATCGACCAGACGGTCATCTCCAGCGCTCAGCTTCCGCGAATCTCGGACGACCCCGCGACCGAGCTGTTGGACGATTTTGCGTATCCGCAGACGATCTCGCTTCTGTTCAACGCCGGCGAAGGTCCGCTCGAGAGCGCTGCGGTACGCCGAGCAGTCTTCTCGGCCATCGATCGCGACACGATCGGAGAGAAGATCCTGAAGGGCTTCGGGACACCCACCAACGGGTTCTTCCCCGAGTCTCTGGACTGGGCGCTGAGCCCGGACGTGGACTTCGAACGGGACTTCCCGCGCGACGTCGAGACGATCAACGCGGAACTCGATGAGGCCGGTTTCCCGCGCGATGCGGACGGCACGCGGTTCACACTGGACATCCGGTATCTGTCGGAGCGCACCGATACGTCCGGCATCGCGGAACTCGCCAAGTCGATGTTCCAGGACGTCGGCATCGGGCTGAACCTCGTCGGAACGACGGCGGCTGTCTTCATTGAGAAGGTGTTCACCGAGAGCGACTTTGACCTCGCCCTCCAGGCGAGCACCGTCGGCGCAGACCCGAGTGTCGGCATCTCTCGCTGGTATACGTGCAACGAGGAGAAGGCTTCTGCGGCGAACCCCTCGCAGATCTGTGACTCCGAGATCGATGCGGCCGCGGCTGATGCGCTGAAGACGGCGGACCAGGCACAGCGCGGAGAAGCGTTCGCAGCGCTCCAGAACCGTGCCGCAGAGCTGATGTACCACGCTCCGATCGCCTGGTTCAACGGACAGTTCCCGAGCTACAACACGAGCCGGTGGGCGGGCCAGGACGAACCACGCCCCGCGAGCAACCGCATGCCGTGGACGACGATGACGTACGTCGGCTGA
- a CDS encoding nuclear transport factor 2 family protein has protein sequence MQQNNDDRLQSLLDREEIFDLVRRERFARDQRRYDVMSACFHQDAYVRTSWYDGHGGQAYVDASRKGMVGRGNSKHWVFPAIAQLNGDRATVESPAMIFNRVAVEDVDVDFFVFCRFFSRVVREDGVWKLLTFEVLFERDILAPVDATMTAPIDKALLETLRPSYKHLAYLQQRRGITVNPDLLGDDRRDALDEFYEREQRWLADTN, from the coding sequence ATGCAGCAGAACAACGACGATCGACTCCAGTCCCTGCTTGACCGGGAGGAGATCTTCGACCTCGTTCGGCGGGAACGGTTCGCGCGGGACCAACGCCGTTACGACGTGATGAGCGCCTGCTTTCATCAGGATGCCTACGTGCGCACGAGCTGGTACGACGGACACGGCGGTCAGGCCTATGTCGACGCCTCACGCAAGGGGATGGTGGGACGGGGGAACAGCAAGCACTGGGTGTTTCCGGCGATCGCTCAGCTCAACGGCGACCGAGCGACCGTCGAGAGCCCCGCGATGATCTTCAATCGCGTGGCGGTCGAGGACGTCGATGTCGACTTCTTCGTCTTCTGCCGATTCTTCTCCCGCGTGGTACGGGAGGACGGCGTGTGGAAGCTGCTCACCTTCGAAGTGCTCTTCGAACGCGACATCCTCGCCCCGGTCGATGCGACGATGACCGCTCCGATCGACAAGGCGCTCCTCGAGACGCTGCGCCCCTCATACAAGCACCTCGCGTACCTGCAGCAGCGGCGCGGGATCACCGTGAACCCGGACCTGCTGGGCGATGACCGGCGTGACGCCTTGGACGAGTTCTACGAGCGCGAACAGCGCTGGCTCGCCGATACGAACTGA
- a CDS encoding flavin reductase family protein, whose protein sequence is MSVEQRAERGTSGPSEARPAPEPTQNEKTVWWRAVLGEYSTGVCLLTARTGSQLHAMVVGTFTAISQQPPLVGVFVDRTSTTFPRLAAAGGFTVSVLGAAHEQLSRNVAAKAPGRFDQAGFVDGEAGHPHLADAVAWFDTVIERREEIGDHDLVVARVTDFGIGADAELPLLFRRAGYGSFAAPSEPYDMRSFVERLHLAQAADHELQRVSDALGVPLTVNTQIGDSVVTVGMVAPYSAEFDSARIGRSFPFAAPVAPVFAAWAPPERMHAWTEGARHLIGRVERAQIARQLDGVRERGYGLVGRRPAGPRFDTLFSEGASRSALAQTWDEMFAVGGGLDDDPERVWQRVSGIQVPVFGDGEVVLALYATSLSELRSRGEFDALVEALVVASRRVSGLIGTAQ, encoded by the coding sequence GTGTCCGTCGAACAACGAGCAGAGCGCGGGACGAGCGGCCCGAGCGAGGCACGACCGGCGCCTGAACCGACGCAGAACGAGAAGACCGTCTGGTGGCGTGCGGTCCTCGGCGAGTACTCGACCGGGGTCTGCCTGCTGACCGCACGCACAGGCTCACAGCTGCATGCCATGGTCGTGGGCACCTTCACCGCGATCAGTCAGCAGCCGCCACTCGTCGGCGTCTTCGTCGACCGCACCTCGACGACGTTCCCGCGCCTCGCCGCCGCGGGCGGGTTCACGGTGAGCGTGCTGGGGGCCGCGCACGAGCAGCTCAGCCGGAACGTTGCCGCGAAGGCGCCGGGTCGGTTCGACCAGGCGGGATTCGTCGACGGTGAGGCGGGACACCCGCACCTCGCGGATGCCGTTGCCTGGTTCGACACCGTCATCGAACGTCGCGAGGAGATCGGGGACCATGATCTGGTCGTCGCCCGGGTCACCGACTTCGGCATCGGCGCCGATGCCGAGCTGCCGTTGCTGTTTCGGCGGGCCGGCTACGGATCGTTCGCGGCCCCGAGCGAGCCCTATGACATGCGGTCGTTCGTCGAGCGACTGCATCTGGCGCAGGCAGCTGACCATGAGCTGCAGCGTGTGTCGGACGCGCTGGGCGTGCCCCTCACCGTCAACACCCAGATCGGCGACTCCGTGGTCACCGTGGGAATGGTCGCTCCGTACTCCGCGGAGTTCGATTCCGCGAGGATCGGGCGGTCCTTTCCGTTTGCCGCTCCCGTGGCGCCCGTGTTCGCCGCCTGGGCCCCGCCCGAGCGGATGCATGCGTGGACGGAGGGGGCGCGGCACCTCATCGGGCGAGTGGAGCGAGCGCAGATCGCTCGGCAGCTCGACGGCGTCCGCGAGAGAGGGTATGGCCTCGTGGGTCGTCGCCCCGCCGGACCTCGATTCGACACTCTCTTCAGCGAGGGCGCGTCACGCAGCGCATTGGCGCAGACATGGGACGAGATGTTCGCGGTCGGGGGCGGACTCGACGACGATCCCGAGAGGGTGTGGCAGCGCGTGAGCGGCATCCAGGTTCCCGTCTTCGGCGACGGCGAGGTTGTCCTCGCGCTGTATGCGACCTCCCTCTCAGAGCTGCGGAGCCGCGGCGAGTTCGACGCGCTCGTCGAAGCGCTCGTCGTCGCGTCGCGCCGCGTCTCCGGACTCATCGGAACGGCGCAATGA
- a CDS encoding carboxymuconolactone decarboxylase family protein has translation MTNRMPRILPDDMSQEQADLYAEFMADTFKHAVPKPQGGGLNGPPGTWLLSPQVGRAFRAMYRALRYETELTARGREIAVLLHAAERDCAFELHAHRLIAIRDGLSEDEVEALVAQRPIENASEEEEMIFRTALALVRHRELTDEQYAETTAVLGERKLFELISLLGYFDVLATQLTVFGVKPPVDEASQ, from the coding sequence ATGACGAACCGGATGCCTCGGATCCTGCCCGACGACATGAGCCAGGAGCAGGCGGACCTGTATGCCGAGTTCATGGCCGACACGTTCAAGCACGCTGTCCCGAAGCCGCAAGGCGGAGGACTGAATGGACCTCCCGGAACATGGCTTCTGAGTCCGCAGGTCGGTCGGGCGTTTCGAGCGATGTACCGCGCGCTGCGCTATGAGACGGAACTCACAGCACGAGGCCGCGAGATCGCGGTTCTGCTTCACGCCGCGGAACGCGACTGCGCCTTCGAGCTGCACGCCCATCGCCTGATCGCGATTCGCGACGGATTGAGCGAGGACGAGGTGGAGGCCCTGGTCGCGCAACGTCCGATCGAGAACGCGTCCGAGGAGGAGGAGATGATCTTCCGAACCGCGCTCGCACTGGTGCGTCACCGTGAGCTCACGGACGAGCAGTACGCCGAGACGACCGCGGTGCTGGGGGAGCGCAAACTCTTCGAACTGATCTCACTCCTCGGTTACTTCGACGTGCTCGCCACCCAGTTGACCGTGTTCGGCGTGAAGCCTCCCGTCGACGAGGCTTCGCAGTAG
- a CDS encoding SDR family NAD(P)-dependent oxidoreductase, with amino-acid sequence MTNEISPLGLLAGKSVLVTGASGGIGAAAARVFAAEGASVMLAARSQHLLESVTDELRGAGHAAAYVVADVSTGAEVARAVDATVEKFGRLDGAFNNAAMGQGGKLDDVSEEELERILDVNVKGVWFCLREELRAMRPAGGGSIVNVSSIGGYRGSPGFGAYQATKHAVLGLTRTAAHDNGPDGIRVNALAPGPILTAMVLKGDGEVPEPVRARVAATPLRKAGMPEEVAHAAAWLLSDRASHVSGVTLPVDGGLTA; translated from the coding sequence ATGACAAACGAAATCTCTCCTCTCGGTCTGCTGGCCGGTAAATCAGTTCTCGTCACCGGCGCAAGCGGCGGCATCGGCGCGGCCGCCGCCCGTGTCTTCGCGGCGGAAGGAGCGTCGGTCATGCTGGCCGCACGTTCCCAGCACCTCCTTGAGAGTGTGACGGATGAGCTCCGCGGCGCGGGGCACGCCGCCGCGTACGTGGTCGCCGATGTCTCGACGGGCGCGGAGGTCGCCCGGGCCGTGGACGCAACTGTGGAGAAGTTCGGCAGGCTCGACGGCGCGTTCAATAACGCGGCGATGGGTCAGGGCGGCAAATTGGACGACGTGTCCGAGGAAGAGCTCGAACGGATCCTCGACGTGAACGTGAAGGGCGTGTGGTTCTGCCTGCGCGAAGAGCTCCGAGCGATGCGCCCGGCAGGGGGCGGATCCATCGTGAACGTGAGCAGCATCGGCGGATACCGTGGCAGCCCCGGCTTCGGCGCCTATCAGGCGACCAAGCACGCCGTGCTCGGGCTGACGCGAACGGCGGCTCACGACAACGGACCCGACGGGATCCGTGTGAACGCACTCGCGCCGGGACCGATCCTCACGGCGATGGTGCTGAAGGGCGACGGCGAGGTCCCCGAGCCAGTGAGGGCTCGTGTGGCCGCCACTCCGTTGCGCAAGGCCGGAATGCCGGAGGAAGTCGCGCACGCCGCGGCATGGTTGCTCAGTGATCGCGCGAGTCACGTGTCTGGCGTCACGCTTCCCGTGGACGGTGGCCTCACGGCATGA
- a CDS encoding HpcH/HpaI aldolase family protein, with product MTARGQSLFRAALRRTSPALGTWVKIPAMESMELIAHAGFDFVVIDLEHSAMSTESAYRQIGVATLMGVSPIVRVPNLDAGLVGRLLDAGAEGIMLPHVDSPSYAEEAIRAMRFPPLGERGVGSTGRAGRWGALPRDEYVRFAQEEVVFIAQLESAVAVKNVEMIAAVAGVDALLVGAADLAMSEQREGSDPVVARLISQAVQGAREQQTPIGCSGPATGRAVREAADAGFSFTMLSNDASLLGEAAATAVAVGRAESSDPSSDLGHHSQEHP from the coding sequence ATGACTGCTCGCGGCCAGAGTCTCTTTCGTGCGGCACTTCGTCGCACCTCGCCCGCGCTCGGGACGTGGGTCAAGATCCCGGCCATGGAGAGCATGGAGCTCATCGCTCACGCAGGGTTCGACTTCGTCGTGATCGACCTCGAGCATTCGGCGATGAGTACCGAGTCGGCGTACCGGCAGATCGGCGTGGCAACGCTGATGGGAGTGTCGCCGATCGTTCGTGTTCCCAATCTCGATGCCGGCCTTGTGGGCCGCCTGCTCGACGCGGGGGCCGAGGGCATCATGCTGCCGCACGTGGACTCGCCCAGCTATGCCGAGGAGGCGATCCGGGCGATGCGCTTCCCTCCGCTGGGGGAGCGGGGTGTCGGCTCGACCGGTCGGGCCGGCCGCTGGGGAGCACTTCCCCGCGATGAGTACGTACGCTTCGCCCAGGAGGAAGTGGTGTTCATCGCCCAGCTCGAGAGCGCTGTGGCAGTGAAGAACGTCGAGATGATCGCCGCTGTCGCGGGCGTGGACGCCCTCCTCGTCGGTGCGGCGGATCTTGCGATGTCCGAGCAGCGCGAGGGATCGGATCCGGTCGTCGCTCGTCTGATCAGCCAGGCCGTACAGGGTGCGCGGGAGCAACAGACCCCGATCGGCTGTTCCGGACCAGCGACAGGACGCGCGGTGCGAGAAGCCGCTGATGCGGGATTCTCATTCACCATGTTGAGCAACGACGCCAGCCTGCTCGGCGAGGCGGCCGCCACCGCGGTTGCCGTCGGACGCGCGGAGAGCAGCGACCCTTCGTCCGATCTCGGCCACCATTCCCAGGAGCACCCATGA
- a CDS encoding 3-keto-5-aminohexanoate cleavage protein encodes MRRAKKVIITTAVTGSINVPSQSEHLPANSAQIVQASLDAAAAGSAIIHLHARHADGRPAFEPAQFAEVIEPLRAQSDVVINISTGGSPSMGIDERLAAARHFAPELASLNMGSMNFVYSGIADRIADWKHEWEQPYVLRSYSQPFVNTFEQIEQILRQLGEGAGTRFEFECYDIGHLYTLEHFVDRGLVKPPFFIQGVFGVLGGIGADHENLTHMVSVADRLFGDDYYLSAFAAGRHQMPFATHSAWLGGNVRVGLEDSLWIGPGRLAQSNAQQVQKIRATLEDLGLAIATPDDVRTMLRLKGQGAAALQEGKTP; translated from the coding sequence ATGCGTCGCGCGAAGAAGGTGATCATCACCACCGCAGTGACCGGCAGCATCAACGTCCCGTCACAGAGTGAGCACCTGCCCGCGAACTCGGCACAGATCGTGCAGGCGTCCCTCGACGCGGCCGCCGCCGGATCCGCGATCATTCACCTGCATGCCCGTCACGCCGACGGACGTCCGGCATTCGAGCCGGCGCAGTTCGCCGAGGTCATTGAGCCCCTTCGTGCTCAGAGCGACGTGGTGATCAACATCAGCACGGGAGGGTCGCCTTCCATGGGCATCGACGAACGGCTGGCGGCCGCGCGACACTTCGCGCCGGAGCTCGCCTCCCTCAACATGGGAAGCATGAACTTCGTGTATTCCGGGATCGCTGATCGCATCGCCGACTGGAAGCACGAATGGGAGCAGCCGTACGTCTTGCGCAGTTACTCCCAGCCGTTCGTGAACACCTTCGAGCAGATCGAGCAGATCCTGCGGCAACTGGGCGAGGGGGCAGGGACCCGGTTCGAGTTCGAGTGCTATGACATCGGGCACCTCTACACCCTCGAGCACTTCGTCGACCGAGGCTTGGTGAAGCCGCCGTTCTTCATTCAGGGCGTCTTCGGCGTCCTCGGCGGCATCGGCGCGGATCACGAGAACCTCACTCATATGGTCTCCGTGGCCGACAGACTCTTCGGCGACGACTATTACCTGTCAGCGTTCGCCGCGGGCCGGCACCAGATGCCCTTCGCGACACACAGCGCGTGGCTGGGCGGGAACGTGCGGGTCGGCCTCGAGGACAGCCTCTGGATCGGCCCGGGGCGACTCGCGCAGAGCAACGCTCAGCAGGTCCAGAAGATCAGGGCGACGCTCGAGGATCTCGGACTCGCGATTGCCACCCCTGATGACGTCCGCACGATGCTTCGGTTGAAGGGACAAGGGGCCGCCGCTCTCCAGGAAGGGAAGACACCATGA
- a CDS encoding DUF6282 family protein — MEASPAVAKVLEGLVDMHCHSGPAPFPREFDHVDAAKEGDRIKMRAFVSKSHHHSTVMDIRAAHRSFAGVGTKAYGGIVLNNQVGGLNPYAVEMCVRMGGKIVWFPTFSSRRHIEFHEHALAQGFPTSAVELTTTPVLIHDDDGALRPEVAHIADVVAEAGAVLNGGHLHPDDMFELFSVGADRGVERMVASHPNFISDVTVEQGVAMAEMGVYMEHEVGMYLPDEQPFFDISTLVEWIDAVGVERTYLASDLGQIGRTHPVDAFIYVATQLLDRGFPEKDVRRMFVDTPTYLLNASDES; from the coding sequence ATGGAAGCCAGTCCCGCCGTCGCGAAGGTTCTTGAGGGCCTCGTGGACATGCATTGCCATTCCGGGCCCGCGCCGTTTCCGCGCGAGTTCGACCACGTCGATGCGGCGAAGGAAGGCGACCGTATCAAGATGCGGGCGTTCGTCTCGAAATCCCACCACCACAGCACGGTGATGGATATTCGTGCCGCCCACCGGTCATTCGCCGGGGTGGGCACGAAGGCCTACGGCGGAATCGTCCTCAACAACCAGGTCGGCGGGCTCAACCCCTACGCCGTCGAGATGTGCGTGAGGATGGGCGGCAAGATCGTGTGGTTCCCGACGTTCTCGTCTCGTCGTCATATCGAGTTCCACGAACACGCGCTCGCGCAGGGATTTCCCACGAGCGCCGTCGAGCTGACGACGACGCCCGTGCTGATTCACGATGATGACGGCGCACTTCGCCCAGAAGTCGCGCATATCGCAGACGTCGTCGCGGAGGCCGGCGCGGTGCTGAACGGTGGACATCTGCATCCCGACGACATGTTCGAGCTGTTCTCAGTCGGCGCGGATCGCGGGGTGGAGCGGATGGTCGCCAGCCACCCCAACTTCATCAGCGACGTCACCGTCGAGCAGGGTGTCGCGATGGCGGAGATGGGCGTCTATATGGAGCACGAGGTCGGGATGTACCTCCCGGATGAGCAGCCGTTCTTCGACATCAGCACCCTCGTGGAATGGATCGACGCGGTCGGCGTGGAACGCACGTACCTCGCCTCTGACCTCGGCCAGATCGGCAGAACGCATCCCGTCGACGCGTTCATCTACGTCGCCACGCAGCTTCTCGATCGGGGGTTCCCCGAGAAGGACGTGCGGCGGATGTTCGTCGACACGCCGACATACCTGTTGAACGCCTCCGACGAGAGCTGA
- a CDS encoding ABC transporter substrate-binding protein — MKKSTSFGAIPGTLIGALVLSACAPAGGSNGPESAPPYVYAIDDDPRGLNAQFVGAPMTAMFSAQMLEPLVFLSSTYQMSPGLATDTALSDDGLTLTVQLRGGVTWHDGEPFTAEDVKFNFEEIVPLNSYGAAISERLESVEIQDESTVILRLTEPYGPLLETLSSQYMLPKHVYEGTDYVTNPANMAPVGTGPMKFDDYSSGESITLVKNHDYWGGEVAVDSAVFPIMGDATSRTESLFAGEVDQTVVDITALNRIADDPNTQQLGEFGFPQDIALMFNAESEYLTDPDVRQAVFATFDREALVETALQGQGVPADGFFPPAMEWSVSPNVSFSDDFPHDTGAIEEILDDAGLPRGADGTRFTLDIRYTTERTDTAAMAEMARSLFAEVGIELNLDGTSATVFTEKVYSESDFDLALLPATVGADPSIGITRWYTCNEDKAAGRNPSQVCGEEIETAANQALDSAKHEERAEALSTLQDRASDLMFYAPLVWFNGQFPSVNTTRWSGQGEPQPIASRVPWISMTYTGD, encoded by the coding sequence GTGAAGAAGTCGACATCGTTCGGGGCGATTCCCGGGACGCTCATCGGGGCGCTGGTCCTTTCGGCGTGCGCGCCGGCGGGAGGGAGCAATGGCCCGGAGTCAGCGCCGCCATACGTCTACGCCATCGATGATGACCCGCGCGGCCTCAATGCGCAGTTCGTCGGTGCGCCGATGACGGCGATGTTCAGCGCGCAGATGCTCGAGCCGTTGGTTTTCCTGTCGAGCACCTACCAGATGTCGCCGGGCCTTGCCACAGACACGGCGCTCAGCGACGACGGCCTCACGCTGACTGTGCAGCTGCGCGGCGGTGTGACGTGGCATGATGGCGAGCCGTTTACCGCGGAGGACGTGAAGTTCAACTTCGAGGAGATCGTTCCTCTGAACTCCTACGGCGCGGCGATCAGTGAGCGCCTCGAATCGGTTGAGATCCAAGATGAATCGACGGTGATCCTCAGACTCACGGAGCCGTACGGCCCGTTGCTGGAGACGCTCTCATCCCAGTACATGCTTCCGAAGCACGTCTACGAAGGCACCGACTACGTGACCAACCCCGCCAACATGGCGCCGGTCGGCACGGGGCCGATGAAGTTCGACGACTACTCGTCGGGCGAGTCGATCACCCTCGTGAAGAATCATGACTATTGGGGCGGCGAGGTCGCGGTGGACAGTGCGGTATTCCCGATCATGGGCGATGCGACGAGCCGCACAGAGTCGCTGTTCGCGGGAGAGGTCGACCAGACCGTGGTCGACATCACCGCACTGAACCGAATCGCGGACGACCCGAATACGCAGCAGTTGGGCGAGTTCGGATTCCCCCAGGACATCGCGCTCATGTTCAACGCGGAGAGCGAGTACCTGACGGATCCGGACGTGCGTCAGGCCGTGTTCGCGACATTCGATCGCGAGGCGCTGGTTGAGACGGCGCTCCAGGGGCAGGGCGTCCCGGCCGATGGTTTCTTCCCACCGGCCATGGAATGGTCTGTCAGCCCGAACGTGAGCTTCTCAGACGACTTCCCCCACGACACCGGTGCCATCGAGGAGATTCTCGATGATGCCGGTCTTCCGCGGGGCGCGGACGGCACGAGGTTCACGCTCGACATCCGCTACACCACGGAACGCACGGACACCGCGGCGATGGCCGAAATGGCGCGATCACTCTTCGCGGAGGTAGGCATCGAGCTCAACCTCGATGGCACCTCGGCGACGGTTTTCACGGAGAAGGTGTATTCGGAGAGCGACTTCGATCTCGCACTGCTGCCAGCGACCGTCGGTGCGGATCCCAGCATCGGGATCACCCGTTGGTACACCTGCAACGAGGACAAGGCTGCCGGCCGGAACCCCTCTCAGGTGTGTGGCGAGGAGATCGAGACGGCTGCGAATCAGGCTCTGGACTCTGCGAAGCACGAGGAACGCGCGGAGGCCCTCAGCACGCTTCAAGATCGCGCGTCGGACCTGATGTTCTACGCACCGCTCGTGTGGTTCAACGGCCAGTTCCCCTCCGTCAATACGACGCGTTGGAGTGGGCAGGGAGAACCCCAGCCGATCGCCAGCCGCGTGCCCTGGATATCGATGACCTACACGGGTGATTGA
- a CDS encoding NtaA/DmoA family FMN-dependent monooxygenase (This protein belongs to a clade of FMN-dependent monooxygenases, within a broader family of flavin-dependent oxidoreductases, the luciferase-like monooxygenase (LMM) family, some of whose members use coenzyme F420 rather than FMN.), with protein MSGRSNRQMALTMFMVGFGFHNDAWRRAGSRAEEIGELSLIRDMACSAERARLDAIFFADSYGAKGLRDGSYRGTSVYEPISVMGVLSGHTDKIGMIGTQSTSWNEPYTVARQLASLDVLTGGRIGWNIVTSTRGNENVGREEMPLPELRYRRAMEFVDVVQKLWDTWDSDAVIADRASGRWVDEAKIREINHRGEFFGVEGPLSIRRSPQEWPVLVQAGQSADGIELGSTYADIIYAVQPDRAGAIEFYSMYKEKVRAKGRDPEKVKVLPGIMPVVGETEADAEELSNALADCIVEESGRAMLGRMLEFDLSDLELNEKIPSERFVDGPQHVKRWYLFRDMAQDMTLRELMVHASRSLGHRFVVGTPAQVAESMIDWFDARACDGYNFNPPSIPEGMENMFGLLIPELQNRGYFRDEYVGDTFRERSGLMIADTDVTNVRRRYV; from the coding sequence ATGAGCGGTCGATCGAACCGGCAGATGGCCCTGACGATGTTCATGGTCGGGTTCGGTTTCCACAACGATGCGTGGCGCCGTGCCGGTAGTCGCGCGGAGGAGATCGGAGAGCTCTCTCTCATCCGCGACATGGCTTGTTCGGCTGAACGCGCGCGTCTCGATGCGATCTTCTTCGCAGACAGCTACGGCGCGAAAGGGCTCCGGGACGGCAGCTACCGCGGTACCTCCGTCTATGAGCCGATCTCGGTGATGGGCGTGCTGAGTGGCCATACCGACAAGATCGGCATGATCGGCACGCAGTCCACATCGTGGAACGAGCCGTACACCGTAGCTCGGCAGCTTGCGAGCCTCGATGTGCTGACGGGCGGACGGATCGGCTGGAACATCGTGACCTCGACACGCGGAAACGAGAACGTCGGGCGCGAGGAGATGCCACTCCCCGAACTTCGGTATCGGCGCGCCATGGAGTTCGTCGATGTCGTTCAGAAGCTCTGGGACACGTGGGATTCTGACGCCGTCATCGCTGACCGTGCGAGCGGACGATGGGTTGACGAGGCGAAGATTCGAGAGATCAACCACCGCGGGGAATTCTTCGGCGTCGAAGGCCCCTTATCGATTCGGCGCTCGCCCCAGGAGTGGCCGGTCCTGGTCCAGGCCGGACAGTCTGCCGACGGCATCGAGCTCGGCTCGACCTACGCCGACATCATCTATGCGGTGCAACCCGACCGGGCCGGCGCAATCGAGTTCTACTCGATGTACAAGGAGAAGGTCCGCGCGAAGGGACGAGACCCCGAGAAGGTAAAGGTTCTTCCGGGGATCATGCCCGTGGTCGGCGAAACCGAAGCCGACGCCGAGGAGCTGTCGAACGCGCTTGCCGATTGCATCGTCGAGGAGTCGGGCCGCGCGATGCTCGGCCGGATGCTCGAGTTCGACCTGAGCGACCTCGAACTCAACGAGAAGATCCCCTCAGAGCGATTCGTCGACGGTCCTCAGCACGTCAAGCGCTGGTACCTGTTCCGCGACATGGCGCAGGATATGACACTGCGAGAACTGATGGTGCACGCCTCTCGATCGCTCGGGCACCGCTTCGTCGTCGGCACTCCTGCGCAGGTCGCGGAGTCGATGATCGACTGGTTCGATGCTCGAGCCTGTGACGGATACAACTTCAACCCGCCGAGCATCCCCGAAGGCATGGAGAACATGTTCGGGCTCCTGATTCCGGAGCTGCAGAACAGAGGATACTTCCGCGACGAGTATGTCGGCGACACGTTCCGTGAGCGCTCAGGCCTGATGATCGCGGACACGGATGTGACGAACGTCCGGCGGCGATACGTGTGA